The nucleotide window TCCGATGGGCTTGCCGATCAGGATCGGTGCATTTGCATCGGTGATCCTATAGGCTGCGGACCACACGGTGGTTTCGGTAGGCCCATACATATTCCAAAGTTCGTCACAGTGCCTCAGCAACGGGCCGACGATCTCGCCCGGCATGGGTTCACCACCGCACAAGGCCTTCAAGGTTTTAGGCGGATCGCTTTGACCCACTGTATCAGCCTGACGGTCCAGAGCCTTGTGCGATGACCATCGGGACTGAATCAGCAGACGCCAAGTCGATGGAGTCGCCTGCAGCACCGTGATTGCGTGTCGATCGATTGCGTCCGACAACGCGTTTCCGTCGGCGGCCGAAACACTGTCCAGGATCACCACCTTTCCGCCGGTGACCGTTGGCAGGAATAACTCCAAAACAGAAATGTCAAACGACAGCGTGGTCACCGCCAGCAAAACGTCATCCGGTGTGAACCCGGGTTCCTGTTGCATCGACATCAGGAAATTGACGACCGCACCATGAGGGACCTGCACGCCCTTCGGCTTTCCGGTCGATCCCGAGGTGTAGATGACATAGCACAGGTCATCCGGAGCGACAGCGACGCCCAATGGCTCCGGGCTCTGTTCGGAAATCTGCTGCGTCATTTGATCGAACGCAACCATTGGTTTGTTGAACTGCGCAACGCGATCGATCAGGTGCGATTGGGTGACAATCATCTTCAAGCCCGAATGATCGCACATGTACGCTAAACGGTCGGTCGGGTAGGCCGGATCCAGTGGAACGTACGCCGCGCCCGCTTTCATGATCGCGTACAGATGCACCAGCATTTGTTCGCTTCGTTCGATACAGATGCCGACAAGATCACCGGATTGGACGCCACGATTGCGAAGGACGCGGGCTTGTTGATTGGCCTTCGTTTCCAATTCGCCGTAGGTCAATCGACGTCCTTGAAACTCAGCCGCATCTCGATCCGCAGATTTCTTCGCCTGGGCTTCGAATAACTCGTGCAGCGTCGCAGTGTCGGGCAGGTCTAGCGATGTTTCATTCCAATCCGCAATGACTGTTTGTCGTTGCGGGACACTCATCACCGGGCACAGCCCGATCGGCTGTAACGGCGAATGGATCGCAGCGTCCAAGAATGCTTCGAATCCCTGCAGATAGAAACGCATTGCTTCCGCGGTGAAGAGATCGCGGTTGTACTGAACCTGCATTTCGATGGAATCGTCATTCAGGATCACGCCATTGACGAACCAGTCGAAGTTTTCAAACGCCCTCGGTTCGATTCCGGGCGTGACCGACAGTCCGCTGAAACCGATCTGGTTGGTATCGATCATCGGATCGACGTTGAATGACACGCTGACCATGGGCGGACGACTGGGGTCACGCGGTGGTGCCAGCATGCGGAGCAGGGACCCGAACGACAGTCGTTGATGGTCCAGTGCGTCAAGCATCGCAGTTCGTGTCGTCGTCAAGTGTTCGGCAAACGACAGCGAATCATCCACAGTGATACGCAGCGGCATCGTGTTGACGCAATGACCGATCAGTTCGGGAAGATCCGTGGCAGCCTGACCTGCGGTGGGGATTCCAAGAATCAGGTCATTGGTCCCACAGATCCGTGAAACATAGGCTCCGAAGCCCGCCAACATCGCGCCGAAAAGACTGCATCCCGATTTCGCCGAGACACGCTTTAACTTTGCGATCAAATGCGGGGGTAAGGTGTGATCGTAGCGGGCCGCTGCATACGTGCGCAGCTTTCGACGACGACCTTGTCGTGGAAGATCCAGGCTGGGGATTCCGCCGTGATATGTCTTTTTCCAGAACGATTCATCCGCTTGTCGTTGATCAGAATTTTCGTACTCCTTCATCGCGGATGCGTAATCGCGATAATCCGTCGGTGGCAAGTCTTGCCGCGGCCGAACACCGATTTCCTGATCGTAGTAGGCGCCCAGGTTATGGCAGAAAACGGACAGAGACCAACCGTCCATGACCAAGTGATGCGCAGTGAAGGTCAGCTTGTGATGATCGTTCGAAAACTTCTGCAGCGCGAATCGGATCAACGGTGCTGTCGTCAAGTCAAACGGCTCGCTGCCTTCGTCGCGGATCAATTGGTATGTGAGCCGTTCACGCTGTTCTTGAGATGTCGTCGACCAGTCCAGAAAGCGAATCGACGGCGCGACGGAATCATGAATTCGCACGGTTCTTCCGTCATCGGCGAAGTCGCATCGCAAGGACGCGTGCCTTTCCATGACTCGATTGATCGCGGACCTTAACGCATCCACATCCAATGCGCCATGAAACGTCAGCGAGCTGATTTCGTTGTAGGCACAATTGGCTTCCTCGCTCTGTTGGCTGGCCAACCAGATTTCCAACTGCGCTTCGCTGCACGGGAACCGATCGTTGGTCGCTCGGGACTGGACGACGACGGGAACGGTGCCATGGGACGTAGCGCCGGAAAAGGTGGTCGAGCTCGGAGACGGAAACGTGTCCATGGATTCAGTCGAAGGCAATGGTTGGAAGGTGGTCGAGACCGAAGGATGATTGTTCGTTGTTCACTGAGGGCTAAGACGGCAAACCGACTTGGACGTATTGGCCAGGATTTAGCGTGTCCGCGACGAACCATGCGGGGTTGTTGTTCGTGTCACGACCCAGTTTGGCATTCAAACAAGGCGGAGATGCCGACTGGTCAGTGGGCTGCTGTGCATCGTTGGCGTCGATGGTCTGGGGAACCCCTTGGCCGGGCAGAAATCGGTACTGCTGGCACTCGACGATGGTGTCACGCAACGCCGCAACGAACTGATCGACGTGCTCTGGTCGATGTGCCAGTGTCAGCAAGCAAGGACGGTGGTCCCAAATGTGGATTCCACGTCTTCGCAACCCCGCAAAGAACACTTCGCTGTAAAGCATGTCTTCACGGAACTGGATCTTGAACAACGATCCGAAGTTCGCCAGGAACATCGGTGCGTTCAATTCTTGGAACACGCGATTCGACTTTTCGGCCAGATCGTCGGACAAAGCGTTGATGCGTGCGTACGCGGCAGGTCCGCATTTCTTCAGGTGTGTCAGGATCGCTTTGGACGCCGCAAGGGTCAGCGGGTGGCGGACAAAGGTTCCGGCGAAGTAGGTCATTCCCGCTTCCGGTCGACTGTCGTCCCCGTAACTCCAAAAACCGCCGTCCAGGCCATTCATGTATTCGGATCGACCGGCAACAACACCGATCGGCATGCCGCCGCCGACAATCTTTCCATAGGACGCCAGATCTGCCTTGACTCCAAAATGTTCTTGAGCGCCGCCCAGACCGATCCGAAATCCGGAGATCACTTCGTCAAAGATCAACGCCGTGGGCTGATTCGCCGTCATGCGTTCCAGCGATTTCAAGAAGGCCTGTGGCTGAAGTTCAGGTTTGCGGCTTTGCACCGGCTCGACAAGAACCGCGGCCAAGCGATCCAGATTGTCTTCGATGATCTGTAGCGATTGCTCGGCACCGTATTCCAGGACCAGTGTGTTCGTGACGTAGTCCTTGGGGATTCCGGTCGCCGCAGGAAAACTCTTTTGTTTCTTGCTACCTCGGACAACCACTTCATCCAGGATTCCGTGATAATCGCCGTTGAACATCACGATCAAGTCACGGCCGGTGTAGTTGCGTGCCAAACGCGTGCACCCGAGAACGGCTTCGGACCCCGTGTTGCTGAAGGCCATCCGATCGTGGCCGGTCAATTCACAAAAGATCCTGGCGACTTCACCCGCAAGTGGCGTTTGCGGCCCGATTGAAAAGTCCTTTTGAATCTGGTCGGTGATCGCGTCTACAATCACGTCATGCCCGTGCCCCAAGATGTTGGAGCCGAAACCACAAGTGAAATCGATGTACTCGTTTCCATCGATGTCCCAAAGGTGGACGCCTTTGCTGCGATCCACAACGATCGGATGCGTCATCTCTTTCAAGTTGGGACGGAAACCGGAGACGGTTCGTGGGTCGGCTAGATACCGGCGATGTTCCTGGGCGTAAGACTTGCTGCGTGGCATGATGCTCTGATTCATTGCAATCATGGCATCCAGCGCCTGTTGCTGGTCGGAATCCAGTTCACCGTCTTGCAGTTTGACCGTGTCATAGCGTTTCGCTCGAGGAGCGACATCGCTAACGGTTGTTTCCGTATCGGTCGTTTTCGCCGTATCAGCATCCTGGTGTTTGGATGAAACGTGGTCGGATGATTGCGGCTGGTCGGCTGTCGGTTCTAGCGTGGTGTGCCGTGTTTTCTGGGCGGTAACGGTGGGCAGGGGGTGCGCCGTTGGTGGGACTGGGCGTTGTGCAAAGACGGCCAGTTGTTGCTGCATCAGCTGCATTTGTGCTTGCAGTTGCAACTGCACGATGCTCTCAAGACCGCTTTTGGTATTCGTTTCCGCAACGCTTGGCGACGACGCCATCACTTGGGATTCAACGTTAAGTGGATTGACCGGTAGATCGCCTTCAGCCTCTGATCGAACTTGCATCGGCACGTTGGTGTGAACGCGATTGGCTTCGTCAGCAATGGGCATTTCAGCCGGCGCGGGCGATTGCAAGGGTTCGGGTGACGCACAAGTTTCGGCGGGAAGAGTTTCGTCCAACCATTGGGCAAGCGATCCGACGGTGACGGTTCCTTCCAGCAATTGCCGAAAGTTCACTTCCGTCTCAAATTCCGTGGTCAAAGAAGACGCGGTCTGTGTCAACACCAGTGAATCGAGCCCCATTTCGAAGAAGGTCGTGTCGTCGCTGAATTCACTGACATCGAAGCCAGAGGAGTTTTCGAAGACGTGATGAATACGTTCGATAAGTTGGGGCAATCGATTCATCGTTGCGTGTTGGGCTGGGGGCGTTGTTTGCGTCGACGAGACGGAGGAACGAGTGGCTTCACTGGTCGGGGGCTCTTCCACGGTCGGTGAATCGATGAAGAAACGTTCTCGATCGAAGCTGTACGTGGGAATGGAGACCGGCGCCGACTTCTTTCGTGGCGCACCGCTGCACGACAGTTTTGACCAGTTCACATCGGTCCCGCTGGCCCACAGCCGGGCGATTGCGGTCGTCGTTGCCGACCATTCGGCCTGGTCATCAGCTCGATCAGACAGGGTGGGATAGGCCAGTTGCTGCTTGGGTGACGCGGCGTGCTGCTTTGCCAAACTGGACAGCGTTTTTCGCGGTCCCAGTTCCAACAGGATTCTCGTCGGGTCGCCATCGGCCTCGGACCAGACCCTTTGGATCGCCGATGAAAACCGCACGGGTGCTCGCAGATGATTTGCCCAATATCCCGGGTCCGTCGCTTCGTGATCGGTCATCCATTGTCCGGTCACCGTTGAAAGGATCGGAATGTTCGGCTTTGCAAATTCGAACTGCTCCGCAAATTGCTGGAACGGCTGAACCACCGGATCCATCATGGGAGAATGGAAGGCGTGAGAGGTGTGCAATCGTCGACAAGCGACCGAGTCACCCTCAAGCTTCGTCTGCAATTGGCTGACTTGATCGGTGGGGCCGGCGACGACGCACAGGTTGGGACCGTTGAACGATGCGATGGCCATGTCGCCCCACAGCATCGTTTCAACATCGCTGCCGGGTTTCCGCACGCTCAGCATGCTGCCCCCGGGCAGTTCTTGCATCAGTCGGCCACGCTGGGCGATCAGTTTCAGTCCGACGTCCAACGTGAAGATGCCCGACACACAGGCCGCGGCAAATTCACCGATGGAATGCCCGATCATCGCCGATGGTTCAAAGCCCCACGCCATCCACATCCGCGACAGCGAGACGCCAAGTGAGAACAGTGCCGGTTGAGTGAACCGTGTGTTGCGAAGAATCTCTTCGGAGGCCGCCTCGTCACCATGTGGTGGAAACATGACTTGACGAAGATCACGTCCCAGCAAGGGCAGTAAGATCTCGCTGCACTCATCCAGACAATCACGGAACACCGACGAGTGTTCGTAAAGATCCTGACCCATCCGGACATACTGCGCCCCTTGGCCCGGGTACATGAACACGAGGTCGCGTGGTCGGGGGGAAGCATGACTGCGAATGAAGTTTTGCGGCAACCTTTCGTTTAACTTGCGTTGGGCTTCTTCGGCGGACCTTGCGACGACCGCGGCGCGGTGACGGAAATGCTGACGTCGGTCCTGTAGAGTCGCGGCGATATCGCTTAGGTCATCGTCACGATTGGATTGCTGCAGATAGGCGTCCAGTTCCCCAACGTTGCCATCCAGTGAGCGTTCCGTTTTGGCCGAAATCGGCAGGATGCTGAACGGCAGTTCGTGTCCGGTCCGGTGATCACCACTCACCGCAGTTGCCGATGCATCTTCCAGCACAACGTGGGCGTTGGTGCCGCCGACGCCGAAGGAACTGACACCGGCGCGGCGAGGAACATCGGACGATGGCCAAGGCGTCGGCCGGTCGCAAACGTAAAAAGGACTATTGGAAAACGGAATTTGCGGGTTGGGTTTGCGATAGTTGATGGTCGCGGGGATCGTTTGGTGATGCATCGACATCGCGACTTTGATCAGGCCGGCGACGCCCGCGGCGGATACGGTGTGTCCGATATTCGATTTGACACTTCCGATGGCACAGAACGGCTTCCCGGATGATGACGGGCCGAACGCCTTGGACAATGCTGATACTTCGATCGGGTCGCCAAGCGGCGTTGCTGTTCCGTGGGCTTCGATATAGGAGATCGATTCCGGGGCGAATCCCGCCATCCGATGGGCGGCGGTGATCGCGTTTGCTTGGCCTTGCAGACTGGGGGCCGAAAAACTTGCTTTCTGGCCGCCGTCATTGTTGATCCCATAGCCCTTGATCACCGCATAGACACGGTCACTGTCATTGATGGCGTCCCGCAGACGTTTCAATACCACCACGCCGGCGCCATCGCTGAACAACGTCCCGGTCGCATCCGCATCGAAGGGGCGACAGTGTCCGTCTTTCGAAAAGATGCTGCCGTCTTGGTGAAGGTGTCCCTGGTTTTGTGGGAATGTGATCGACACACCGCCGGCCAGTGCGACATCGCAATCGCCCAGTCGAAGCGACTGACACGCCTGGATCACCGCGACCAGCGATGTGGAGCAAGCCGTGTTCACGTTGACCGCTGGGCCACGAAGATCCAGTGCGTGGGCAACTCGCGTCGCGATGTAGTCCTTTTCGTTGTGAATGCCGAGTTTGAAATCGTCGACCTCACGAACGACTCGCGGATGGGTCAGCAAGTTCTTGGTCAGATAGGTCGTCGCATAGGTTCCGGCCCAGATTCCGATGCGGTTTTGGGTCTTTCCGGGGATGGCACCGGCGTCTTCCAGTGCCGTCCACGCAAGTTCCATCATGATCCGCTGTTGGGGATCAGTCAGTTCCGCATCACGCGGCGTCATGCCAAAGAATTTGCGGTCGAATTGATCGGCATCGTCAACAACGCCACGAGCGGCAACGTAGCCAGGATGCGAGGTGACGCTTTCCTTCAAACCGGCGTCCAGTTCACTTGGCTGAAAGAAGCGAATCGATTCACGACCTTCGATCAGGTTGCTCCAAAACTGCTGCAGATTCGCTGCGCCCGGCATTCGGGCTGCCATTCCGACGATCGCGTAAGCGTCCCTGTCGATTGAATTCGAATCGGTAATTCTAGAATCG belongs to Crateriforma spongiae and includes:
- a CDS encoding non-ribosomal peptide synthetase; this encodes MDTFPSPSSTTFSGATSHGTVPVVVQSRATNDRFPCSEAQLEIWLASQQSEEANCAYNEISSLTFHGALDVDALRSAINRVMERHASLRCDFADDGRTVRIHDSVAPSIRFLDWSTTSQEQRERLTYQLIRDEGSEPFDLTTAPLIRFALQKFSNDHHKLTFTAHHLVMDGWSLSVFCHNLGAYYDQEIGVRPRQDLPPTDYRDYASAMKEYENSDQRQADESFWKKTYHGGIPSLDLPRQGRRRKLRTYAAARYDHTLPPHLIAKLKRVSAKSGCSLFGAMLAGFGAYVSRICGTNDLILGIPTAGQAATDLPELIGHCVNTMPLRITVDDSLSFAEHLTTTRTAMLDALDHQRLSFGSLLRMLAPPRDPSRPPMVSVSFNVDPMIDTNQIGFSGLSVTPGIEPRAFENFDWFVNGVILNDDSIEMQVQYNRDLFTAEAMRFYLQGFEAFLDAAIHSPLQPIGLCPVMSVPQRQTVIADWNETSLDLPDTATLHELFEAQAKKSADRDAAEFQGRRLTYGELETKANQQARVLRNRGVQSGDLVGICIERSEQMLVHLYAIMKAGAAYVPLDPAYPTDRLAYMCDHSGLKMIVTQSHLIDRVAQFNKPMVAFDQMTQQISEQSPEPLGVAVAPDDLCYVIYTSGSTGKPKGVQVPHGAVVNFLMSMQQEPGFTPDDVLLAVTTLSFDISVLELFLPTVTGGKVVILDSVSAADGNALSDAIDRHAITVLQATPSTWRLLIQSRWSSHKALDRQADTVGQSDPPKTLKALCGGEPMPGEIVGPLLRHCDELWNMYGPTETTVWSAAYRITDANAPILIGKPIGNTQIYLLDSQGRETPPGCEGELHIGGAGVTRGYRNRVDLSDEKFIENRYRNPFADYVSDRLYRTGDIAKLRFDGQLEFVRRNDKQVKVRGFRIELGEIETHLKSHPLVAQNAVIVREDKPGDKRLVAYIVALDGQSIDTSRLREHLRQFVPPYMVPQHFISLPQMPLTNNGKVDHKSLPKPDELTDVRAVHDVRATEHSHSESYLMSLCTRLLEHTDVALDDIFFDVGGHSLLVMQIIATVERDKGFKFSPQDFLVNTLGQLASKLEAATESKADERSAKQPDSQPDVPGVDCSADQDIEITQPKRSFASRFLSRWKAAVPTQEHTKDAAEQKGFWD
- a CDS encoding polyketide synthase codes for the protein MIDAAEYYQRINAPTVRDLPQLPVHALIDQVCERRPDTIAVLSGDDTQTYRQLKAKSDQLAVHLRRHGVGLGDLVGLCSNRDVDTPALLLGILKSGAGYVPLDPEYPPDRLQLMVEDSGLGHIVSHRQQATLIGSFDVETTVVDDWSALANDSDNHTVPKLPAAGDIDLESDVAYVIYTSGSTGKPKGVMVQHQAMLNLLSSMLESPGFAEQDRLLATTTLSFDISVVEMFLPLLAGGSLVVVDRQTAKDANALSAAIDRYAVNFMQATPAMWRILLSGGLPNRADMRFVSAGEPLTHDLAMKLLDHCTELWNLYGPTETTVYSTGQQIEREQSRILIGRPIANTQIFIVDSNDSLCPPGGPGELLIAGEGVTLGYRNRPELNQQRFTDWKGHRVYRTGDLARLTDDGRIDHLGRMDSQIKLDGHRIELGEIDAAMLNHPNVVQAATVLREDIPGEKRLVGYVIASNPGAADLSQMRQMLEQRLPAYMIPQRFVEIDQFPQTPSGKLDRDQFPLPPSDRPDVGTDYVAPKTEVEKQLAKIWCELLQIDRVGIEDNFLHLGGSSLRAVAMIARADEEIGLNITPAEFFDHPTIASLVTFADTKQEITNRTNSKPDSRITDSNSIDRDAYAIVGMAARMPGAANLQQFWSNLIEGRESIRFFQPSELDAGLKESVTSHPGYVAARGVVDDADQFDRKFFGMTPRDAELTDPQQRIMMELAWTALEDAGAIPGKTQNRIGIWAGTYATTYLTKNLLTHPRVVREVDDFKLGIHNEKDYIATRVAHALDLRGPAVNVNTACSTSLVAVIQACQSLRLGDCDVALAGGVSITFPQNQGHLHQDGSIFSKDGHCRPFDADATGTLFSDGAGVVVLKRLRDAINDSDRVYAVIKGYGINNDGGQKASFSAPSLQGQANAITAAHRMAGFAPESISYIEAHGTATPLGDPIEVSALSKAFGPSSSGKPFCAIGSVKSNIGHTVSAAGVAGLIKVAMSMHHQTIPATINYRKPNPQIPFSNSPFYVCDRPTPWPSSDVPRRAGVSSFGVGGTNAHVVLEDASATAVSGDHRTGHELPFSILPISAKTERSLDGNVGELDAYLQQSNRDDDLSDIAATLQDRRQHFRHRAAVVARSAEEAQRKLNERLPQNFIRSHASPRPRDLVFMYPGQGAQYVRMGQDLYEHSSVFRDCLDECSEILLPLLGRDLRQVMFPPHGDEAASEEILRNTRFTQPALFSLGVSLSRMWMAWGFEPSAMIGHSIGEFAAACVSGIFTLDVGLKLIAQRGRLMQELPGGSMLSVRKPGSDVETMLWGDMAIASFNGPNLCVVAGPTDQVSQLQTKLEGDSVACRRLHTSHAFHSPMMDPVVQPFQQFAEQFEFAKPNIPILSTVTGQWMTDHEATDPGYWANHLRAPVRFSSAIQRVWSEADGDPTRILLELGPRKTLSSLAKQHAASPKQQLAYPTLSDRADDQAEWSATTTAIARLWASGTDVNWSKLSCSGAPRKKSAPVSIPTYSFDRERFFIDSPTVEEPPTSEATRSSVSSTQTTPPAQHATMNRLPQLIERIHHVFENSSGFDVSEFSDDTTFFEMGLDSLVLTQTASSLTTEFETEVNFRQLLEGTVTVGSLAQWLDETLPAETCASPEPLQSPAPAEMPIADEANRVHTNVPMQVRSEAEGDLPVNPLNVESQVMASSPSVAETNTKSGLESIVQLQLQAQMQLMQQQLAVFAQRPVPPTAHPLPTVTAQKTRHTTLEPTADQPQSSDHVSSKHQDADTAKTTDTETTVSDVAPRAKRYDTVKLQDGELDSDQQQALDAMIAMNQSIMPRSKSYAQEHRRYLADPRTVSGFRPNLKEMTHPIVVDRSKGVHLWDIDGNEYIDFTCGFGSNILGHGHDVIVDAITDQIQKDFSIGPQTPLAGEVARIFCELTGHDRMAFSNTGSEAVLGCTRLARNYTGRDLIVMFNGDYHGILDEVVVRGSKKQKSFPAATGIPKDYVTNTLVLEYGAEQSLQIIEDNLDRLAAVLVEPVQSRKPELQPQAFLKSLERMTANQPTALIFDEVISGFRIGLGGAQEHFGVKADLASYGKIVGGGMPIGVVAGRSEYMNGLDGGFWSYGDDSRPEAGMTYFAGTFVRHPLTLAASKAILTHLKKCGPAAYARINALSDDLAEKSNRVFQELNAPMFLANFGSLFKIQFREDMLYSEVFFAGLRRRGIHIWDHRPCLLTLAHRPEHVDQFVAALRDTIVECQQYRFLPGQGVPQTIDANDAQQPTDQSASPPCLNAKLGRDTNNNPAWFVADTLNPGQYVQVGLPS